One Diospyros lotus cultivar Yz01 chromosome 1, ASM1463336v1, whole genome shotgun sequence genomic window carries:
- the LOC127795069 gene encoding probable membrane-associated kinase regulator 4, with amino-acid sequence MEMEVMIPSPAGDFNFDSACTSPYISAPSSPQSFGNFFFSAPTSPTRSSFFFRDSAAASGGDLPSTIPFKWEEKPGIPKTKRDDNEENDNDFEFEFSGPLERASVSAADELFYGGKIKPLKPPPRLQFPDHDFAQSPKSPINKKALTLRESLSPRHKKKDFDPFQAAMERACQENASQERGRERTYSTSSHRKKGTRSVSPFKVFDAFFESESNDQNSSGSSKTKSSSSSSFYKKWRLKDLLLFRSASEGRPTSKESLKKYSQLKRSVEEQEEVKNSSFRSTDSSGGGSVSRRRGAAVSAHERHYTAKRAVAEEMRRKTVLPYRHGFLGCLGFNPAVHEISRGLGHLTRG; translated from the coding sequence ATGGAGATGGAGGTGATGATACCGTCGCCGGCGGGGGATTTCAACTTCGACAGCGCGTGCACTTCTCCGTACATCAGCGCGCCGTCCAGTCCCCAGAGCTTCGGCAACTTCTTCTTCAGTGCCCCCACCAGCCCCACCcgctcctccttcttcttccgcGACTCCGCCGCGGCGTCCGGCGGCGATCTCCCTTCCACGATCCCCTTCAAATGGGAAGAGAAGCCCGGAATTCCGAAAACCAAGAGAGATGATAATGAAGAGAATGACAACGATTTCGAGTTCGAGTTCAGCGGGCCGTTGGAGCGAGCCTCGGTCTCCGCCGCCGACGAGCTCTTCTACGGCGGCAAGATCAAGCCCCTGAAGCCGCCGCCTCGGCTGCAGTTCCCCGATCACGACTTCGCCCAGTCTCCCAAATCGCCCATCAACAAGAAAGCTCTCACTCTCAGAGAATCCCTCTCGCCAAGACACAAGAAGAAGGATTTCGACCCCTTCCAAGCCGCGATGGAGCGGGCTTGCCAAGAAAACGCAAGCCAGGAGCGAGGAAGAGAAAGAACCTACAGCACGTCGAGCCATAGGAAGAAAGGCACCAGATCTGTGTCTCCATTCAAGGTTTTCGATGCCTTTTTTGAAAGCGAAAGCAATGATCAAAACAGTTCCGGTTCTTCGAAAACAaagtcgtcgtcgtcgtcgtcgttcTACAAGAAGTGGCGGCTGAAGGATCTCTTGCTGTTCCGGAGCGCGTCGGAGGGGCGTCCGACCAGCAAGGAATCGCTGAAGAAGTACTCGCAGCTGAAGAGGAGCGTGGAGGAGCAAGAGGAGGTGAAGAACTCGAGCTTCCGGTCGACGGACAGCAGCGGCGGCGGGTCGGTGTCTCGGCGGAGAGGAGCGGCGGTGTCGGCCCACGAGCGGCACTACACGGCGAAGAGGGCGGTGGCGGAAGAGATGAGGAGGAAGACGGTGTTGCCGTACAGGCATGGATTTTTGGGTTGCTTGGGGTTCAATCCGGCGGTTCACGAGATCTCCAGGGGTCTTGGTCATCTGACACGTGGATGA